From the Mesoplasma syrphidae genome, the window GTCAAAGTTAAAAATATTCCTCAACTGGCTGCCCTTTATGAAAAAAATCGAGCAAAAATTTTGGAATCATTTAGCGACTTTAAAGAGCAAATTGATAAGACTATCGAGAGTATAAAACTAATTGGAGGCAATGAATTAGAGCTTAACCTTTTATTTGGTAAGCAATACATACCATTAGACAGTCGCAGTTATTGAACTAATGACATAAGTCTTTCAGGAACAAAATGAGATTTAATTATTGGTCAGGGAGCTTCAAGAAAGCGCCTAGATAGCTATAAATTTGCGCTACCCGAAGTTTCTAAAAAAACATCATCAATTTCCACTTTGAATAGAAATGAAACTTATACAGTAGACCAAATAAAAAAAGTTGACAAAGTATTGGATGTTGAGATATCGCTAAATTTGGCAAATTTATTTAATTATCGAGTAGGAGATTATATAAATTTTAGTATGAATGGTTTATATGATGATTTAGGAGAACCAATTTCTGTACCCAGTAGAATTGTTAACATTCAAAAAACTGAAGTTGCTAAATCGATAATATATTTTGATAAGGATGACTACTTATTATTGGCAAAAGAAGCTGTTGTTGAGCAACTTCATGACAAAAATTTAGCCGTTGCTTTAGCTGTGGCAAGAATTGATGAGTTGATTCAACGCTCAAAAGCTGATTCAACAGGGACGTTTTTAAATAACACTGTATTTTCAAAAACCAACTTGCCTTGAAATATTCAATATATTACGCTTCCAAAAGTTAATAACAATCAATTAACAAATGACTGAGAAATTGAAGAAGCAGAAGATTTTAGTGATTTTGGAAAAAGTGTTGTCAACTATTATAACAAAGATCAGACAAAAGAATACTTTGAAGCTTTTAGTAGGAATACAATGGTATATTCATTAATGCAACAAGCCATTAAACAAAAAGCACAAGAGTATACTGAAATTATGCAAAAATTTTCTTATATTGCGATTGCTATTACAATTTCAATTTCAATAATTGTGGTAATGTTAATACTGCTAGAAAATCGACAAATTGTTTTACTATTTAAAGCAATGGGATATCGTTCAAAAGAAGTTAACATGTATTTGGTAGGTGGATATATTTTGTCGGGAATTCTAGCGTTGATTGTAAGTTTTTGAATTTCATCTTCGCTAATATATATAGCTTCTCCAATCATTCAGCAAGCCATTTCAGTTACTTTGATTTTTGTATGATCAAGTCAATTAGTAATTACAGGAATTCTCATGTTGTTATTTTTTATAACGTTAGTTGTAGGTTCGATAATCGGATATACCAAAAAACAACATCCAAAAGATGCTTTTTCAATATTGTAAAAACTTTAAGAGTTTGCTACAAAAGAAACTTATATTAAAAATAACAAAGTGATATAATAAATAACAATAAGTAGAAAAGGGGTAATAATATGATTACTTTAAATCAGAAACACGAGGAGCTAACATTAATTGCAATTGATGGTGAACAAGCTCCTAAATATGTAATTGCTAATGAAGGTGCAACAACACTAATTGCTAATGAAAATAAAATTTATTTAGTTTTAAAAGCAGGTAATGCCAATCCTAAAAAACAAGTTGCTAATGCTTTGGCAAAATTTGTAGGAACTAACAAATATAATGTAAATATTGATTTTGATGCAATTTTGAAATTAACTGGAGTTGATAAAACAGAATTGTTTAATACTATTGTTGAAACAATTTCATTTGTCTCTCACAAACAAGTTAACTTTAAAAAAGACAAAGATACAGCAAATGTTGTTTATAATATTTTGACTGCTGAGGACTTTTCAAAAGTTTATGAATTGGCAAAAATTAAAACAGAATTTATCAACTTTGCGCGTGATTTGCAAGATACACCGCCAAACTTGGGAACAGCAATTGACTTGGCAGATAAAATTGTTGATGCTGCTAAAGAAATTAAAAATCTTAAAATCACAGTTTTAAATAAAAAAGATATTGAAAAATTAGGAATGGGATTATTACTATCAGTTAACGCTGGATCAAGTGTTGAACCAAGAGTAGTAGTTGCCGAATATATTGGTGATGAAACAAAACCTAAAACTGCTTTAGTTGGAAAAGGAATTACTTTCGATTCTGGAGGGTATAACCTTAAACCTTCACAATTTATGGAAGGAATGAAATTCGATATGTCAGGTGCAGCAATTATGCTGTCAACAGTTATGGCTTTAGCTAAAGCTGAAGCTAAAACAAATGTTGTTGGTGTTGGTTGTTTCACAGATAACCGTATTGGATCAACTGCAACATTACCAGAGTCAGTAATTACTTCAATGAATGGACTAACAGTTGAAATTAATAATACTGATGCTGAAGGTCGTTTAGTATTAGCAGATGGAATTACTTACGCAATTCGTGAAAAAGCTGCAACTAGAGTTATTGAGGCATCAACATTAACAGGAGCAATCACAATTGCTTTAGGACGTTGAGCAACAGGAACATTTACACACGATGACGCTTTATGAAATGAACTTGAAGGTTTTTCAAAAATTACGGGAGAGCAATTATGAAGAATGCCAATTTTTTCAGAACATTTAGAAAAAGTTAAAAAAGATACTGTCATTGCTGATTTAACTAATGCTGCTAAGGGAAGAGAAGCTGGTTCATCAACTGCAGCTGCTTTCTTAAACGAGTTTGCAGAAGGAAAGCCATTTGTTCATTTGGATATCGCTGGAACAGCTGATGTTAGTGAACGTGGAACTGGAGTAATGTTAAAAACATTATTTGAAATGTTAAGCAAATAATATAATTAAGCACTCTTAGGAGTGTTTTTATTTGTTAAAATAAAAGTATTAGTAAAGAGGTACATTATGAAATTTAAAACATGAAGCTTTTATTTAGCAAACGACTTATTGGATGTAGAAGGAAATTCACTGATTAAGGGAGAATTTATTTTAGTTTGCTTACGACCTGATGTATTGAAACCAAATCGAATTTTGGGATTCGGGATTGAGAAAGAACTGGGAACTACAAAAGTAGTTGATTTGCAAAATCGTATTTTAACAAATCAAAATGTAACTGATATATTTACCAATAAAATTGGAGTTGTAGAAGCATCTTCAATTAAAGAATTAATTGTTAAGGATGAAAACTTGTCGCTTATTTCAATTAGAGAAGAAAACATCAAAACAATTATTGAAACATACAGCGTTTTTGTTAAAGGTAATGTAATTGAATTTGATTCAAATGATTTTGATTCAATTGATAAACTTGAAGCTGCTAATGAAATATTTACAGAGCTAAATTTAAAATCAATGTCAATTAATCAATTATTAAACACAATTAACTCAGGAATGAATGACTATTATGGAAAATTAAATGAATTGCGAAATCCTGAAATTTCAGAAACTGATAAAATTCAAAAAACTTTGGGATTGTCAACTTTGCAAGGGAATCTAATTTTATTTTTTGAAGAAACTTTGCGCAAAATGGATGGCTTAATTGGAAAACAACATGAAGAGATTGCCGAACTTAAAAAACAAATAATGAAAAAATAAGTTTTGCGACTTATTTTTTTTAAACGACAAGAACTAAACAAAAATAAAAATTATATTTAAACTATGAAGCATTTAGCACAAAAAAAGCATATAAATCTATATTAAGTGACAAATTTTTTTAAAGTTTGCATATAAAAAATAGACTTTTTCAATTTATTTTGAAAAAAGGCTTTTTTTTTTTTTTTTGGTAGTCTCAATAACAGGAACCAATATTCAAATTTAAAATAAATAACGCTTTAGTTCTATTTTAAAATAAAAATGTTTTAAGGAGAATTATGAAAAAAACTGAGCTACTACAAGCCAATTTATCAAAAAAAGATGCATTTGCTGAAAATTTAAAACTTAAAACCAGCGGATTTTGAAGTCTATGGTTTCACTATTGAGTTAAATATCGCATTAAAGCCTTTTTTTGTATTTTGTTTATTTTTTTTGTATCCGCATTTTCAGTATTTAACATTTTCATAGCACAGCAAATTACAGCAATCTTGACAGCAGAATCATTAGTAAACACTTTAAATAATAAAGAGCTGTTAGCATTAATTATTGGACACTATGTCACTGATCCTGAAATTTATGAAGCTCTAATAAACTTTTTGAATTCACAAGAGCAATCTCTCGATTACCAACTGATCAATCAAATAATTAACATTTTTTACTTTTCATTTATTTATTATGATGGTTCACAAATTACGACGACGTTTTTGGGAATTGCCATTTCAAGAATGCAATGAATTTATATTTTGATTTCAGATATTATTTTTTTGGTACTTTTTATGTATGCAGCGTATTCGTTGTGTGGGCTAATTAGTGAAGAAGTTCATACGGATTTAAAAAATAAATTAATCGGTGCCTTACTTATTAAAGAAATTGACTTTTATGAGAAACGCACTAGTTCTGAAATAATCGAAATTATCACAAAGGATTCAAAAAATATTGCTGATCAATTTAAAGTTGCGCCCATCATTATAATTTATATCTTGTTTGCTTCTTTTGGCGCGCTTGGTATGCTATTTTATATTGATATGATTGTGGCGTCTTTAATGATTGCATTGATGCTTATTATCTTTTGCATTTTATTGTTAGTAGTATTTTTAATTGCCAATCCCGTTAAGCAAAGTCTTCAAAAACGCTCAAAAGTTGATGCCAAAATTGTTGAAAAAATTTTGGCAATTCGCCTTATTAAAACAAGTGGAACATGAAAAGAAGAAATTTCTGATTTTCAAACTAATAATAATCAACTAAATCAGTATGACAAAAAGTTGAATTTTGGAATTTCAATTATTCCGGCAATTGTTGTTGGAGCCGTTGGATGCTTGGCGCTATCTTCAATCGTATTTGGGGTTTTTGTTTATAACCAAGACACAACAAAATTAATTACAGTTTTTTCATCGTTTACAGCTGGAATTATTGTTATGATTACACCAATCTTTCAGCTAAATACAATTTTGCAAAGTATTAGCACAACAAATAACTCGGCTAAAAATATTAGCGACATTTGCGCGATAGAAGAAAAAGAATTTAATTTTCAAACTAATATTTTGTTATCCGCAAATCACTCTAAAATTGACATTGAAAAACTTAGCTTTAAAAATGTTGACTTTGCATATCCCAGCAATCCTGACAAAAAAGTTATTAAAAATTTGACAATTGAATTTGAGCAAAATAAAACGTATGCATTTGTGGGTCCTTCAGGATGTGGTAAGTCAACGGTCACCAAATTGCTATTAAAATTTTATAAAAATTACAAAGGCCAAATTTTTATTAACAATAAATATGACTTAAATGAAATTGATACCGAAACCTGAATTAATAGTATTGGTTATGTTGACCAAGAGCCTCAAATTTTATCTGGTACTGTTTTAGAAAATATTTTATATGCAAAAAAATCTGCAACAACAGCCGAAGTTATTAAAGCCTGCAAAAAGGCAAAGATTCACGAACTAATTATGAGCTGACCAAATCGTTATAATACGTTGCTTTCAGAGCAAGGGAAACAATTGTCAGGTGGTCAAAAGCAACGTTTGGTAATAGCACGAATGTTTTTAAAAGATCCTAGCTTTTTAATTTTGGATGAAGCAACTAGCGCTCTTGATAATATTTCAGAACAAGAAATTACTAAGCAGCTAAATAAGTTGTTTGTTGGCAAAACTGTTATTACAGTGGCTCACCGTTTGAATACTGTCAAAAGTTATGATCAAATTTTTGTTTTCAATGCGCATCAAGAAATTGCTCAGCAAGGAACTTTTGAAGAACTTATTAGCGTAGAAGGCCTATTCAAAGAGCTTTATTTAATTGAAAATAGTATGTAAGTTAATTTATTTTTTGATTTGCTCCTGTACAACTACTGGAAATAATAAAAAACGAGATTGCTCTCATTTTTTTACTATATTTAAGGAAAAACCCTACATTTCATTTCCAATTAATAGTTGTTCAAGATATTGTCCTAAACCACCTTCGTCGTTAGTTTTATAAGTAATTCCGTTAGCAACAAATTTTAGTGAATCAGAAGCATTTTTCATAGCAACTCCATGACCGGCCTTTTGAATCATCTCAAAGTCATTTAGTTGATCACCAAAAGCAATGACATCACGTAAATCCTGATTATAGTACTGGGCTAAAATATCAGCTGCAAAACCTTTAGTAGCATTTTTATTGGTCAAAGTAATAACAGGTTTTTCAGAAGTGCTAACTACTCCATATAAGATATCACTTTGAATTTTAACAGCATCTTGATATTTTCCCAAAGCCCGAAGAACTCGATTTTTGTAGGAATTATCCTTTAGCTTTAAAACAATATTTGTTGAAGGGCCCCTTCATTCAGTGTAAGGACTTCCAACAATTAGCGGATCTGTTAAACTGTCGCGTAGATCGGACAAGTGAAAAAAGTCATTCAAATCTTTGTCCTCTTTTCATATCAAAGTTTTATCGTAATATTCAATTAAAATATTTTCAACAGAATTGGCAATGTTGGGTTCATTTATAATTGCTTGAATTATTTCGTTGTTAATAGCTAAAACAATACGCTTAAATTCTTTTTTGTAAGGATCATGAATATGAGCTCCATCAAAATTACATAAAAGTGTTGTCAAATTTAACTCTTCATAAATATGTTTGATTGCTCGAAAAGGACGTCCGGTTACAATACAAACTTTATGACCATTATTAGAAGCCTTCATTAATGCATTTTTAGTTAAAGGATGAATTTTGTCATCCTTATTCATTAAAGTTGTTCCATCCAAATCAATCATAATTAAGCGTTTACGGTCTATATTTTTTAGTTTCATAATAATATCCTTTCATGTAAAATAATTTTCTCATATTTGCGAAATTAAAATGTAAACTTTTTAAGAAAAAACCAGTTTTTGGTTTTAAAAAAGTCTAATAATATTTAGTTATAGTTGTATAATTAAAAATATAGAAATTAATAAAAAGGATTAAAATGAAAAAACTTACTACTAATGAAATTCGTCAAATGTGACTAGACTTTTTTCAAACAAAACAACACCATTTTTTGGCACCAGTTTCATTGATTCCTGTCGATGATCCTTCTTTGCTATGAATTAATTCTGGAGTGGCTACATTAAAACCATATTTTGATGGAAGAAAAACTCCGCCAGCACCACGCTTAACTAATTCTCAAAAGGCAATTCGTACAAATGATATTGAAAATGTTGGAGTAACTGCACGTCACCAAACAATGTTTGAAATGTTAGGAAACTTTTCAATTGGAGATTATTTTAAAAAAGAGGCAATTGAATTTGCTTGAGAATTGCTGACTTCTCCACAATGATTTGGTATTTCACCAGAAAAGTTATATATTACAGTTTTTAATGAAGACGAAGAAGCTTATCGAGTTTGAACTGAAGTGATTGGAATCCCTAAAGAAAGAATTTTTGCTTTAGGTCGTGACACTAACTTTTGAGATGTTGGACAAGGACCATGTGGTCCAAATACTGAAATGTTTTTTGATCGTGGTTCACAATGAGATCCTGAAAATATTGGTCCGCGTCTGATTGCAGATGATATTGAAAATGACCGTTACATTGAAATTTGAAATGTTGTATTCTCACAATTTAATAATGATGGGAACAATAACTATGCTGAATTACCAAGAAAAAATATCGATACGGGAGCTGGTTTAGAAAGAATTGCTTCAATTTTTCAAGATACTCCTACAAATTTTGAAACTGATATTTTTTGACCAACAATTCAGAAAGTTGAAAGCTTGTGTGATTCAAAGTTTAAGTATTCAATTGAAAACTATCGTCACCCTGTTAAAGAACAAACACGTATTAATACTGCTTTTAAAGTAATTGCAGATCACGTTCGTGCGACTACATTTGCAATTGCTGATGGAGTCTTTCCTGGTAATAAGGATCGTGGATATATCATTCGTCGTTTAATTCGTCGTAGTTCAGTTTATGGTCGTGAATTAGGAATAACAACATCATTTTTATATAAATTAGTAGACGAAGTAATTGCAGCGATGGGAGAATTTTATCCATATTTAAAAGCGAAAAGAGATATGATAGTTGAAGCAATAAAAACCGAAGAAGAAAAGTTTTTAAAAACTTTAACAAAGGGATATGACACTTTAGAAAAAATTATTAATGATGAACAGACAGTTTCAGCTAAAAATGCATTGCTATTGTTTGAGTCATTTGGATTCCCCATTGAACAAACTTTAGAGTTAGCAGCAGATCGTGGTGTTGAAGTTGACTATACTGGTTTTGAAAACCTTTTGGAAGCTACTAAAATAGCTGCTCGTGATGCTC encodes:
- a CDS encoding ABC transporter ATP-binding protein, encoding MKKTELLQANLSKKDAFAENLKLKTSGFWSLWFHYWVKYRIKAFFCILFIFFVSAFSVFNIFIAQQITAILTAESLVNTLNNKELLALIIGHYVTDPEIYEALINFLNSQEQSLDYQLINQIINIFYFSFIYYDGSQITTTFLGIAISRMQWIYILISDIIFLVLFMYAAYSLCGLISEEVHTDLKNKLIGALLIKEIDFYEKRTSSEIIEIITKDSKNIADQFKVAPIIIIYILFASFGALGMLFYIDMIVASLMIALMLIIFCILLLVVFLIANPVKQSLQKRSKVDAKIVEKILAIRLIKTSGTWKEEISDFQTNNNQLNQYDKKLNFGISIIPAIVVGAVGCLALSSIVFGVFVYNQDTTKLITVFSSFTAGIIVMITPIFQLNTILQSISTTNNSAKNISDICAIEEKEFNFQTNILLSANHSKIDIEKLSFKNVDFAYPSNPDKKVIKNLTIEFEQNKTYAFVGPSGCGKSTVTKLLLKFYKNYKGQIFINNKYDLNEIDTETWINSIGYVDQEPQILSGTVLENILYAKKSATTAEVIKACKKAKIHELIMSWPNRYNTLLSEQGKQLSGGQKQRLVIARMFLKDPSFLILDEATSALDNISEQEITKQLNKLFVGKTVITVAHRLNTVKSYDQIFVFNAHQEIAQQGTFEELISVEGLFKELYLIENSM
- a CDS encoding M17 family metallopeptidase, whose protein sequence is MITLNQKHEELTLIAIDGEQAPKYVIANEGATTLIANENKIYLVLKAGNANPKKQVANALAKFVGTNKYNVNIDFDAILKLTGVDKTELFNTIVETISFVSHKQVNFKKDKDTANVVYNILTAEDFSKVYELAKIKTEFINFARDLQDTPPNLGTAIDLADKIVDAAKEIKNLKITVLNKKDIEKLGMGLLLSVNAGSSVEPRVVVAEYIGDETKPKTALVGKGITFDSGGYNLKPSQFMEGMKFDMSGAAIMLSTVMALAKAEAKTNVVGVGCFTDNRIGSTATLPESVITSMNGLTVEINNTDAEGRLVLADGITYAIREKAATRVIEASTLTGAITIALGRWATGTFTHDDALWNELEGFSKITGEQLWRMPIFSEHLEKVKKDTVIADLTNAAKGREAGSSTAAAFLNEFAEGKPFVHLDIAGTADVSERGTGVMLKTLFEMLSK
- a CDS encoding Cof-type HAD-IIB family hydrolase encodes the protein MKLKNIDRKRLIMIDLDGTTLMNKDDKIHPLTKNALMKASNNGHKVCIVTGRPFRAIKHIYEELNLTTLLCNFDGAHIHDPYKKEFKRIVLAINNEIIQAIINEPNIANSVENILIEYYDKTLIWKEDKDLNDFFHLSDLRDSLTDPLIVGSPYTEWRGPSTNIVLKLKDNSYKNRVLRALGKYQDAVKIQSDILYGVVSTSEKPVITLTNKNATKGFAADILAQYYNQDLRDVIAFGDQLNDFEMIQKAGHGVAMKNASDSLKFVANGITYKTNDEGGLGQYLEQLLIGNEM